The following are encoded together in the Proteiniphilum saccharofermentans genome:
- a CDS encoding DUF3098 domain-containing protein, translating into MSQKSIALSKTNLIICGIAILLIIAGFLLMTGPATTLEGGFEPDIFSARRIKLAPVVCLSGFVLMVVGILYPSKEKSSTSGK; encoded by the coding sequence ATGTCTCAAAAAAGTATTGCATTAAGTAAAACAAACCTGATCATCTGTGGCATCGCCATCCTTCTTATCATTGCAGGTTTCCTGCTGATGACCGGACCGGCCACCACACTCGAAGGCGGATTTGAACCCGATATTTTCAGCGCCAGGCGTATAAAACTGGCACCTGTCGTTTGCCTTTCCGGTTTTGTATTGATGGTGGTGGGCATTCTGTATCCTTCGAAAGAAAAAAGCAGCACATCCGGAAAATAA
- a CDS encoding undecaprenyl-diphosphate phosphatase, with translation MSILEAIIIAIVEGLTEFLPVSSTGHMIITQALLGMESTDFVKAFTVIIQFGAILSVVVLYWKRFFRLNPIVVFDKEAVHGMSAAKKGWTYLTRFIYKFDFYWKLFIAVVPAGIIGLLLGDQIDALLENVTVVAVMLVLGGIFMLFVDKWFNNPSQGQSIGWKRALTIGFFQCIAMIPGVSRSMATIVGGMTTKLSRRNAAEFSFFLAVPTMAAAAGYKLYQLLKDPVSTAMLKDNILMLVIGNVVAFIVAILAIRFFIDFLTRYGFKAFGVYRIIVGTILLILVFSGVSLTMV, from the coding sequence ATGAGCATATTAGAAGCAATTATTATTGCCATCGTAGAGGGGCTCACAGAGTTTCTTCCTGTATCATCCACCGGGCATATGATCATCACCCAGGCATTACTGGGAATGGAGAGTACTGATTTTGTGAAAGCATTTACGGTGATCATTCAGTTTGGCGCGATCCTTTCGGTCGTAGTTCTCTACTGGAAACGTTTTTTTCGGCTGAACCCGATCGTGGTTTTTGATAAAGAAGCTGTGCACGGCATGTCTGCCGCGAAAAAGGGATGGACTTACCTCACCCGATTCATTTACAAATTCGATTTTTACTGGAAACTGTTTATCGCCGTGGTTCCCGCCGGGATCATCGGTTTGCTTCTTGGTGACCAGATCGATGCGTTACTTGAAAATGTCACTGTGGTAGCTGTGATGCTCGTGTTGGGCGGTATTTTCATGCTATTTGTGGATAAATGGTTCAACAACCCGTCGCAGGGGCAGTCAATAGGATGGAAAAGGGCACTTACGATAGGTTTTTTCCAGTGTATCGCCATGATTCCCGGTGTATCGCGTTCCATGGCTACCATCGTCGGGGGGATGACCACTAAACTCAGCCGCAGGAATGCTGCAGAGTTCTCATTCTTTCTGGCGGTTCCCACTATGGCGGCAGCGGCAGGGTATAAGTTGTACCAACTGCTGAAAGATCCCGTCAGCACCGCGATGCTGAAAGATAATATCTTAATGCTTGTTATCGGTAATGTAGTAGCATTCATAGTGGCAATCCTGGCTATCCGCTTTTTTATCGATTTTCTCACCCGTTACGGGTTTAAGGCATTTGGTGTGTACCGCATCATCGTAGGCACCATATTGCTTATATTAGTTTTCTCAGGGGTAAGCCTGACCATGGTATAA
- the truB gene encoding tRNA pseudouridine(55) synthase TruB, whose amino-acid sequence MDFIEGEILYIDKPLHWTSFRVVRVVRAKICRRLGIKKLKVGHAGTLDPLATGVMILCTGRKTKLIEALQAETKEYIAHVRLGATTPSFDLETEVDAEYPTTHITRKMVEDVLHRFTGTIEQVPPVFSAVKVDGKRAYELARKNKDIELKPKLLVIDDIELISYNMPDITIRVVCSKGTYIRALARDIGIALDSGAHLTGLRRTRVGDITVDNCLNMDDIDHFFNENIPQATQENR is encoded by the coding sequence ATGGATTTTATCGAAGGTGAAATTTTATATATCGATAAACCGTTACACTGGACTTCCTTCCGGGTGGTCCGGGTTGTCCGTGCCAAGATATGCCGCAGGCTGGGAATAAAGAAACTGAAGGTAGGACATGCAGGTACGCTTGATCCGCTCGCCACAGGGGTAATGATCCTCTGCACCGGCAGGAAAACAAAACTTATAGAGGCTTTACAGGCTGAAACAAAAGAATATATCGCACATGTCCGCCTCGGAGCCACTACCCCCTCGTTCGATCTTGAAACGGAAGTCGATGCCGAATATCCGACAACCCATATCACCAGAAAAATGGTGGAGGATGTACTTCACCGTTTCACCGGTACCATAGAACAGGTTCCACCTGTTTTTTCCGCAGTCAAGGTCGATGGAAAAAGGGCATATGAGTTAGCCAGAAAAAATAAAGATATTGAACTAAAACCCAAATTATTGGTTATAGATGATATCGAATTGATTTCTTATAACATGCCGGATATCACCATCCGTGTGGTATGCAGTAAGGGCACCTACATAAGAGCGTTGGCCAGGGATATCGGGATAGCGCTGGATAGTGGTGCGCATCTTACTGGCTTACGGCGTACAAGGGTAGGGGACATAACAGTGGATAACTGTCTTAATATGGATGATATTGATCATTTTTTTAATGAAAATATTCCTCAAGCAACACAAGAAAACAGATAA
- the queA gene encoding tRNA preQ1(34) S-adenosylmethionine ribosyltransferase-isomerase QueA — protein sequence MKLSQFKFNLPEELIAKYPAAHRDESRLLVVHKKSDQLEHKTFKEVLDYFNKGDFFIFNNTKVFPARLFGNKEKTGAKIEVFLLRELNPEQHLWDVLVNPARKIRIGNKLYFGENEELVAEVIDNTTSRGRTLRFLYDGPYDEFKNQLFSIGETPIPEYLERSAEPEDVERYQNIFAQHEGAVVAPAAGLHFSRELMKRMEIRDIDFGFLTLHNGLGAYRMIDVEDLTKHKMESEQMIITEELCEKVNRAKDAEKNICAVGTSVLRAIETTVSTDGHLKPRNGWTNKFIFPPYDFTLTNSLITNFHLPYSTLLMMACAFGGYEKVMNVYEEAIKEKYTFGAYGDAMLIVD from the coding sequence ATGAAGCTTTCTCAATTTAAATTCAATTTGCCGGAAGAGCTTATTGCGAAATACCCTGCGGCACATCGTGATGAGTCCCGGTTACTGGTGGTCCACAAGAAATCGGACCAACTTGAGCACAAAACCTTCAAAGAGGTGCTGGATTATTTTAATAAAGGGGATTTCTTTATTTTCAACAACACCAAGGTCTTTCCTGCACGGTTATTCGGAAACAAAGAGAAGACCGGCGCCAAGATAGAGGTCTTTTTATTGAGGGAATTGAATCCCGAACAGCATTTGTGGGATGTGCTTGTCAACCCGGCACGGAAGATACGTATCGGAAACAAATTGTATTTCGGTGAAAATGAAGAGCTGGTTGCAGAGGTGATCGACAACACCACCTCGCGTGGCCGTACATTGCGCTTTCTCTATGACGGCCCATACGACGAATTCAAAAACCAGTTGTTCTCGATCGGCGAAACACCTATTCCTGAATATCTGGAGCGGAGTGCTGAACCCGAAGATGTGGAAAGATACCAGAATATTTTCGCCCAGCATGAAGGAGCGGTGGTTGCTCCTGCTGCCGGCCTGCACTTCAGCCGCGAGCTGATGAAGAGGATGGAGATAAGGGATATCGATTTTGGTTTTCTCACGCTCCATAATGGATTGGGTGCTTATCGCATGATTGATGTGGAAGACCTGACCAAACATAAGATGGAGTCGGAACAGATGATTATTACCGAGGAATTGTGTGAAAAGGTGAACAGGGCGAAAGACGCAGAGAAAAATATCTGTGCAGTCGGCACATCCGTACTTCGTGCGATAGAGACGACTGTCAGCACTGACGGTCACCTGAAACCACGGAATGGATGGACCAATAAGTTCATTTTTCCTCCCTATGACTTCACTCTTACCAACAGCCTGATCACCAATTTCCACCTGCCTTATTCCACATTACTGATGATGGCTTGCGCCTTCGGAGGATATGAAAAGGTGATGAATGTCTATGAAGAGGCAATCAAAGAGAAATATACTTTCGGGGCATACGGGGATGCAATGCTGATTGTAGACTGA
- the folK gene encoding 2-amino-4-hydroxy-6-hydroxymethyldihydropteridine diphosphokinase: MNGTNEYTVYLALGSNLGDKQKNIEEALDRIEERIGSIISLSAFYLTAPVGFQSENIFVNCACEVATDINIYRLFEITQDIEKEIGRSRKSKNGQYTDRTIDIDLILAGDCVIDTPDLTIPHPHFHTRSFVLDPLYEIAPDLVHPLLGKSIRELREKVPR; this comes from the coding sequence ATGAACGGAACGAATGAATATACCGTTTATCTGGCATTGGGATCCAACCTTGGTGACAAGCAGAAAAATATAGAAGAGGCTTTGGATAGAATAGAAGAGCGGATAGGGAGCATAATTTCCCTATCCGCTTTTTATTTGACAGCCCCCGTCGGCTTTCAATCAGAGAATATATTTGTCAATTGTGCATGCGAAGTGGCAACCGATATAAATATTTACAGGCTCTTCGAAATCACTCAGGATATTGAAAAAGAGATAGGTAGATCTCGGAAAAGTAAAAACGGGCAGTATACCGACAGGACTATAGATATCGACCTTATCTTAGCCGGCGACTGCGTAATCGATACACCGGATCTGACCATTCCTCACCCGCATTTTCATACCCGCTCTTTCGTGCTTGACCCTTTATACGAAATTGCCCCGGATCTCGTTCACCCGCTACTGGGAAAATCCATACGGGAGTTACGGGAGAAAGTGCCCAGGTGA
- a CDS encoding patatin-like phospholipase family protein encodes MAIFSKSYDHFLGYALSGGGAKGFAHLGALKVLEKCGLKPDVIAGTSAGSLAGVFYADGYHPDEIVELFHKKEFREFVEFTLPTAGFFKSTGLHKFLKKNLRAKRFEELQIPFHVVTTDWERAATVVFSNGDDLVDAVVASCSVPIVFQPQMIHDVPYVDGGLLKNFPVSVIRKKCKYVIGVNVSLILPAPEKNNIRRMLERTFNLMSNSNTLIDKAYCDILIETKGIEKYSMFDLQNQLKIMEAGYHYAVVKMSEEKSWEIVRKCHRHYALTKKVREQLQRIRRRNGILHPETDISENPNIQ; translated from the coding sequence ATGGCTATCTTCAGTAAAAGTTATGATCATTTCTTAGGGTACGCCCTGAGTGGGGGAGGCGCCAAAGGGTTCGCCCATCTTGGCGCGTTGAAAGTATTGGAAAAATGCGGACTGAAACCCGATGTGATTGCGGGAACCAGTGCCGGATCGCTTGCCGGCGTTTTTTATGCCGACGGCTACCATCCCGATGAGATTGTGGAACTCTTCCACAAAAAAGAGTTCCGTGAGTTCGTAGAGTTCACCTTACCCACAGCCGGTTTTTTCAAAAGCACCGGATTACACAAATTTTTAAAGAAAAACCTCAGGGCAAAAAGGTTTGAGGAACTCCAGATACCTTTCCATGTGGTGACCACCGACTGGGAGAGGGCTGCCACCGTCGTCTTCTCCAATGGCGATGACCTGGTGGATGCGGTAGTCGCCTCCTGTTCCGTCCCCATTGTATTCCAGCCCCAAATGATCCATGATGTACCCTATGTGGATGGGGGATTGCTGAAAAATTTCCCCGTCTCGGTCATCCGTAAAAAATGTAAATACGTAATCGGGGTGAATGTCTCCCTGATCCTGCCGGCTCCGGAAAAAAACAATATCCGAAGAATGCTGGAACGCACATTCAACCTGATGTCAAACTCCAACACCCTCATCGATAAAGCTTATTGTGATATACTCATCGAGACCAAAGGGATAGAAAAATATTCCATGTTCGACCTGCAGAACCAGCTAAAGATCATGGAAGCAGGATATCATTATGCTGTGGTGAAAATGAGTGAAGAGAAATCGTGGGAGATCGTAAGAAAATGCCACAGGCACTATGCCCTGACCAAAAAAGTACGCGAGCAGCTCCAACGGATCAGGAGACGCAATGGAATATTACATCCGGAAACAGATATTAGCGAAAACCCCAATATCCAATGA
- a CDS encoding alpha-amylase family protein — protein MNQKLFVYQLLPRLFGNSSSTNKFNGTIEENGTGKFDDISDTVLQKIKANGYTHIWYIGVLAHASTTDYTAYGLPHEYPEIIKGKAGSPYAVRDYYDVDPDLAASIPERMAEFEALVRRTHAAGLKVIIDNVPNHVARNYRSINKPEGVKDFGEDDDTSMAFSPQNNFYYIPGQALEIQLSLQKSSGPAYNEIPAKATGNDCFSHRPTHFDWYETVKLNYGVDYLHGKQAHFDPIPDTWIKMGDILLYWAEKNIDGFRCDMAEMVPLAFWRWAIPRVKDKFPEVIFLAEIYNPSAYRDFLAHNVFDYLYDKVGLYDVLRDVSCGYRPSSDITFALNSVGDIQHRMLNFMENHDEQRLASDYFLKEGSKGKAAMIVSCCVNSNPVMVYAGQELGERGMDEEGFSGKDGRTTIFDYWSVDTLRRWNNNGRWDDAQLTGEEKELQQFYRRLIILCNEEAALANGLFYDLMPANYENREFDSANLFAFLRSNKKELLLVAVNFDNRIHECTVDIPHHAFTFFEIATTGKGTLKPLLHAEGKELAFSPDSPPHISLDPYSGEIYKISFS, from the coding sequence ATGAACCAGAAACTGTTTGTTTACCAGTTGTTGCCCAGACTATTCGGCAACAGTTCTTCCACCAACAAATTCAATGGCACCATTGAAGAGAACGGGACAGGAAAATTCGATGATATTTCCGATACCGTTTTACAAAAAATAAAAGCAAACGGTTATACCCACATCTGGTATATCGGCGTATTGGCTCATGCCTCCACCACCGATTACACGGCATACGGGCTCCCGCATGAATATCCGGAAATCATCAAAGGCAAGGCGGGGTCGCCATATGCGGTGAGGGACTATTATGATGTGGATCCCGACCTGGCTGCAAGCATCCCGGAGAGAATGGCGGAATTCGAAGCATTGGTCCGACGGACACATGCTGCCGGACTGAAAGTGATCATCGACAATGTACCCAACCATGTAGCCAGGAACTACCGCTCCATCAACAAGCCGGAAGGGGTAAAAGACTTCGGGGAGGACGATGATACCTCGATGGCATTTTCACCGCAAAACAATTTCTACTATATCCCCGGGCAAGCGTTAGAAATACAACTCTCACTTCAAAAATCGTCCGGTCCGGCATACAACGAGATCCCGGCAAAGGCCACCGGTAACGACTGTTTTTCGCATAGGCCCACTCATTTCGACTGGTATGAGACGGTGAAACTCAATTATGGAGTAGACTACCTACACGGGAAACAGGCACATTTCGATCCAATTCCCGATACATGGATAAAGATGGGGGATATACTCCTCTATTGGGCGGAGAAAAATATCGACGGCTTCCGGTGCGATATGGCCGAGATGGTACCGTTAGCATTCTGGAGGTGGGCAATCCCCCGGGTAAAGGATAAATTCCCGGAGGTCATATTCCTGGCAGAGATATATAACCCTTCGGCATACCGCGATTTTCTGGCCCATAACGTCTTCGACTATCTTTACGATAAAGTGGGGTTATATGATGTGTTACGTGATGTCTCCTGCGGTTACAGGCCCTCGTCCGACATCACTTTTGCACTAAACAGTGTGGGAGATATACAGCACCGTATGCTCAATTTTATGGAGAATCATGATGAACAACGGTTGGCATCTGATTATTTCCTGAAAGAGGGAAGTAAAGGTAAGGCTGCCATGATCGTCTCCTGTTGCGTCAATTCAAATCCGGTGATGGTCTATGCCGGTCAGGAATTGGGAGAGAGAGGAATGGACGAAGAGGGATTTAGCGGGAAGGACGGACGTACCACTATCTTCGATTATTGGTCTGTAGATACCCTGCGGCGATGGAATAACAACGGCCGGTGGGACGATGCACAGCTCACCGGGGAAGAGAAGGAGTTACAGCAATTCTACCGGCGCCTGATCATCCTATGCAATGAAGAGGCGGCACTTGCGAACGGTCTTTTTTATGACCTGATGCCGGCCAATTATGAGAACAGGGAGTTCGATTCCGCCAATCTCTTTGCATTCCTGCGGAGTAATAAAAAAGAACTCCTATTGGTAGCGGTCAATTTCGATAACAGGATACATGAGTGTACTGTGGATATCCCGCATCATGCCTTCACATTTTTTGAAATTGCCACTACTGGAAAGGGAACGCTAAAGCCCCTGCTCCACGCAGAAGGCAAAGAGTTGGCATTCTCACCCGACTCCCCGCCCCATATTTCACTTGATCCATATTCGGGAGAGATTTACAAGATTTCTTTTTCATGA